From the Desulfohalovibrio reitneri genome, one window contains:
- a CDS encoding fatty acid desaturase family protein codes for MEHRHPYFLNMVLAGLLLLVNLFQFILLPVLLLPLSPWWLLALIPCAALTNTMWFTAHESFHFNLHPDKKWNERLGRLLCVGLLVPFSVVRFGHLQHHRFNGALVDRPDLYDPAATSTIRAWVGYYAQLVGGFYLMEVASFLVFLLPPERIRRFVSKAMGGGDEGSREIAKLAAKTFSKPDTVRSTRREGAVVFALLVVSLPLYGGYWWALALALAARAFLISFANNLPHYAAPTGDTGQAYNVALPRPVNACLLNFYCHHVHHAEPRLPWTSLPVEMRRRGEDWTMPYLKAGLAQFKGPRPVSAASA; via the coding sequence ATGGAACACCGTCATCCGTACTTCCTGAACATGGTTCTGGCCGGGCTGCTGCTCCTGGTCAACCTCTTCCAGTTCATCCTGCTGCCCGTTCTGCTCCTGCCGCTGAGCCCCTGGTGGCTGCTGGCCCTTATACCCTGCGCGGCCCTGACCAACACCATGTGGTTCACCGCCCACGAATCCTTCCACTTCAACCTCCATCCGGACAAGAAATGGAACGAGCGGCTGGGCAGGCTGCTCTGCGTGGGACTGCTGGTGCCCTTCTCCGTGGTCCGCTTCGGGCACCTGCAGCACCACCGCTTCAACGGCGCGCTGGTGGACCGGCCCGATCTTTACGACCCGGCAGCCACATCCACTATCCGCGCCTGGGTGGGCTACTACGCCCAGCTCGTCGGCGGCTTCTACCTCATGGAGGTGGCCAGCTTCCTGGTCTTTCTGCTACCTCCCGAACGAATCAGGCGATTCGTCTCCAAGGCCATGGGCGGCGGGGACGAGGGCTCGCGGGAAATCGCCAAGCTGGCCGCCAAGACCTTCTCCAAACCGGACACGGTGCGTTCCACCCGGCGAGAGGGCGCTGTGGTGTTCGCCCTGCTGGTCGTCTCGCTGCCGCTGTACGGGGGATACTGGTGGGCGCTGGCGCTGGCATTGGCCGCACGGGCCTTCCTCATCTCCTTCGCCAACAACCTGCCCCACTACGCCGCCCCCACCGGTGACACCGGACAGGCCTACAACGTGGCCCTGCCCCGGCCGGTGAACGCCTGCCTGCTCAATTTCTACTGCCACCACGTGCACCACGCCGAGCCGCGCCTGCCGTGGACGTCCCTGCCCGTGGAAATGCGCCGCCGGGGCGAGGACTGGACCATGCCCTACCTCAAGGCCGGGCTGGCACAGTTCAAGGGGCCGCGGCCGGTCTCGGCCGCGAGCGCCTGA
- a CDS encoding ATP-binding cassette domain-containing protein — MPGIEMRGAAVARGGRNLLRGVDLCLESGESLLLLGPSGSGKTTLLRLLRGELPPTAGERLYHLDGRTTPSPLPVRHRVALVSAEQQRFYQDPGHGEGPVRAASRATGLEVVVAGMRDAPLCYHPPTEREAERARAAAETAGAGDLLDTPLAELSQGQARRLLLARALASGPEEGPDLLLLDECCEGLDEASREAWLAAVGRVMERGTAVVYATHRPDEAESLPGLRRAVLLRDGRVVHDGPVEAVPNFAEEADTGCPVVNGAKADAPPSFLFHLENVRLRRGGRDILYVDGWTVMPGQGWAVLGPNGAGKSSLLSLLHGDLPPAPGSVVRRFGLDGPSGWREIRRRVGLVSAVLDAAHHLPQTALDCAASGFAGRVGPHADAPAEHTRAALRTLEGVGLGHLASRDLSQLSCGQRRLVLLARALAPGPDALLLDEPLAGLDPSLRVRMTGILEDVQRFGAALVVAVHHAEDLPHGVDRVLRLEDGTARREPLACQPKME; from the coding sequence GTGCCGGGGATTGAAATGCGCGGCGCGGCCGTGGCCCGTGGCGGGCGGAACCTTTTGCGGGGGGTGGACCTGTGTCTGGAGTCGGGGGAGAGCCTGCTCCTGCTGGGGCCTTCCGGCTCCGGCAAGACGACACTCTTGCGGCTTCTGCGCGGCGAGTTGCCACCCACTGCCGGAGAGCGGCTCTATCATCTGGACGGCCGGACCACCCCCTCGCCCCTGCCGGTGCGCCATCGCGTGGCTCTAGTTTCGGCGGAGCAGCAGCGGTTCTATCAGGACCCCGGCCACGGCGAGGGCCCGGTGCGCGCGGCCAGCCGGGCCACGGGGCTGGAAGTGGTGGTGGCGGGCATGCGCGACGCCCCCCTGTGCTACCATCCCCCGACCGAACGCGAGGCGGAGCGGGCTCGCGCGGCGGCGGAAACCGCCGGGGCGGGGGACCTTCTGGACACCCCCCTGGCCGAACTGTCCCAGGGGCAGGCGCGGCGCCTACTGCTGGCCCGCGCCCTGGCCTCCGGTCCGGAAGAGGGGCCGGACCTGCTGTTGCTGGACGAGTGCTGCGAGGGGCTGGACGAGGCCTCCCGCGAGGCCTGGCTGGCGGCCGTGGGCCGGGTGATGGAGCGGGGAACGGCCGTGGTCTACGCCACCCATCGTCCGGACGAGGCGGAGTCCCTGCCCGGATTGCGCCGGGCCGTGCTGCTGCGGGACGGCCGGGTGGTCCACGACGGCCCGGTGGAGGCCGTTCCGAATTTCGCCGAGGAAGCGGATACCGGGTGTCCGGTGGTGAATGGAGCAAAGGCGGACGCGCCGCCCTCCTTCCTTTTCCATCTGGAAAACGTGCGGCTGCGGCGCGGCGGGCGGGATATCCTGTACGTGGACGGCTGGACCGTCATGCCCGGCCAGGGCTGGGCCGTACTGGGGCCCAACGGAGCGGGCAAGTCCAGCTTGCTTTCCCTGCTCCACGGCGACCTGCCGCCCGCCCCGGGGAGCGTGGTGCGCCGCTTCGGCCTGGACGGCCCCTCGGGCTGGCGTGAAATCCGGCGGCGGGTGGGGCTGGTTTCGGCCGTGCTGGACGCCGCCCACCATCTGCCCCAAACCGCCCTGGACTGCGCCGCCTCCGGCTTCGCCGGGCGGGTGGGGCCGCACGCGGATGCCCCTGCCGAACACACGCGGGCCGCTCTGCGCACGCTGGAGGGGGTGGGGCTGGGCCACCTGGCCTCCCGCGACCTTTCCCAGCTTTCCTGCGGCCAGCGGCGGCTGGTGCTGCTGGCCCGCGCCCTGGCTCCCGGACCGGACGCCCTGCTGCTGGACGAGCCCCTGGCCGGGCTCGACCCGTCCCTGCGCGTCCGCATGACCGGGATTTTGGAGGACGTCCAGCGCTTCGGCGCCGCGCTGGTGGTGGCGGTCCACCATGCCGAGGATCTGCCGCACGGGGTGGACAGGGTTCTGCGGCTGGAGGACGGGACGGCCCGGCGCGAACCCCTTGCCTGCCAGCCAAAAATGGAATGA
- the cysQ gene encoding 3'(2'),5'-bisphosphate nucleotidase CysQ: MYDTIVAELTDLAKQAGYEIMRIYREDFSVDYKEDESPLTQADRAANDLIVKRLREVYPGVPILSEEGQHVPFPERQAWPRFFCVDPLDGTKEFVKRNGEFTVNIAMVAKNFPAFGVVYVPDRETMYWGGKDFGSFKQFREMPPQKIQCQTPPPEGPRAVVSRSHPSPDLAAEMEKRGVSERVEAGSAMKFCLVAEGVADLYLRLNPTMEWDTAAGQAVLEGAGGSMTTLDGEPFIYNKESLKNPGFIAQGLTAEM, from the coding sequence ATGTACGACACCATCGTGGCCGAACTGACCGACCTGGCCAAGCAGGCCGGGTACGAGATCATGCGCATCTACCGCGAGGACTTCTCCGTTGACTACAAGGAGGATGAGTCCCCGCTGACCCAGGCCGACCGCGCGGCCAACGACCTCATCGTCAAGCGGCTGCGGGAGGTTTATCCCGGCGTGCCCATTCTCTCGGAGGAAGGCCAGCACGTGCCCTTCCCCGAGCGGCAGGCTTGGCCGCGCTTCTTCTGCGTGGACCCGCTGGACGGCACCAAGGAGTTCGTCAAGCGCAACGGCGAGTTCACCGTGAACATCGCCATGGTGGCCAAGAATTTCCCCGCCTTCGGCGTGGTGTACGTGCCGGACCGCGAGACCATGTACTGGGGCGGCAAGGATTTCGGCTCCTTCAAGCAGTTCCGGGAGATGCCCCCGCAGAAAATCCAGTGCCAGACCCCGCCGCCGGAAGGCCCCCGGGCCGTGGTCAGTCGCTCCCACCCCTCCCCGGACCTGGCCGCGGAAATGGAGAAGCGCGGCGTGAGCGAGCGCGTGGAGGCGGGCAGCGCCATGAAATTCTGCCTGGTGGCCGAGGGCGTGGCCGATCTCTACCTGCGCCTGAACCCCACCATGGAGTGGGACACCGCCGCGGGCCAGGCCGTTCTGGAAGGCGCGGGCGGCTCCATGACCACCCTGGACGGGGAACCCTTCATCTACAACAAGGAATCGCTCAAGAATCCAGGGTTCATCGCCCAGGGTTTAACGGCTGAAATGTAA
- a CDS encoding menaquinone biosynthetic enzyme MqnA/MqnD family protein codes for MSIRLGRIRYLNVLPVYHPIECGAVAGPESVVAATPAELNRGMRAGELDVSAASSIEYASAPDEYLLVPNLAIGARGHVRSVLLLSRHPVAKLDGREIAVTSQTHTSAALLGLFLRERVGIEPRFAPCDVGAAVDSDNPPEALLAIGDEALRLRGHPAYPHRWDMGSAWMDWTSLPFIFGVWLVSRRAAEEKPREVAACCRALLQAKDWSRSRMDRIAALAAGQTGWSQEAMEAYFQGLVFDLGERERQGLSLFYDKLARAGAIEKAPELEFFELGGS; via the coding sequence GTGAGCATCCGGCTGGGCCGCATCCGCTACCTCAACGTGCTGCCGGTCTACCACCCCATCGAGTGCGGCGCGGTGGCCGGGCCGGAGTCCGTGGTGGCCGCCACCCCGGCGGAGTTGAACCGGGGCATGCGCGCCGGGGAGCTGGACGTCTCCGCCGCCTCGTCCATCGAGTACGCCTCCGCGCCGGACGAGTACCTGCTGGTGCCCAACCTGGCCATCGGCGCGCGTGGGCACGTGCGCAGCGTGCTGCTGCTCTCCCGCCACCCCGTGGCCAAGCTGGACGGCCGGGAGATCGCCGTGACCTCCCAGACCCACACTTCGGCCGCCCTTTTGGGGCTGTTCCTGCGGGAGCGGGTGGGCATCGAACCGCGATTCGCCCCCTGCGACGTGGGCGCGGCCGTGGACTCGGACAATCCGCCCGAGGCGCTGCTGGCCATAGGCGACGAGGCGCTGCGGCTGCGCGGCCATCCCGCCTACCCCCACCGCTGGGACATGGGCAGCGCCTGGATGGACTGGACCTCCCTGCCCTTCATCTTCGGCGTCTGGCTGGTCTCGCGCCGGGCGGCCGAGGAGAAGCCCCGGGAAGTGGCCGCCTGCTGCCGCGCCCTGCTGCAAGCCAAGGACTGGAGCCGCTCCCGCATGGACCGCATCGCCGCCCTGGCCGCCGGACAAACCGGCTGGTCCCAGGAGGCCATGGAGGCCTACTTCCAGGGCCTGGTCTTCGACCTTGGCGAACGAGAACGCCAGGGGCTGTCCCTGTTCTATGACAAACTGGCCCGCGCCGGGGCCATCGAAAAAGCGCCTGAGCTGGAGTTTTTCGAGTTGGGCGGAAGCTGA
- the mqnC gene encoding cyclic dehypoxanthinyl futalosine synthase translates to MPSNILREALERAEAGKRLDADQALALLQEADFHHLAALADQSRFRRHHGGLVTYVVDRNINYTNICVCSCRFCAYYKAPGQEGGYLLSQEELDRKIEETINLGGSQILMQGGHHPDLPLSWYEAMLRGIKERHAIHVHAFSPPEVVHWAGMEGISTLEVLARLKEAGLDSMPGGGAEILVDEVRSRIAPNKCPADDWLRVMAEAHSLGMRTTATMMFGHLETPAQRIEHMLRIREVQDRTGGFTAFIPWTFQPANTALPGCRPLTAPEYLRTLAVSRLVLDNVDNIQVSWVTMGPKVAQLALSYGANDFGSTMIEENVVKAAGVGYRLEEKTIRRLVRQAGFTPRRRLMDYSPAPEDYAEETGS, encoded by the coding sequence ATGCCGAGTAACATCCTGCGGGAGGCCCTGGAACGCGCCGAGGCCGGCAAACGGCTGGACGCGGACCAGGCCCTGGCCCTGCTGCAAGAGGCCGATTTCCACCACCTGGCCGCCCTGGCGGACCAGTCCAGGTTCCGCCGCCATCACGGCGGTCTGGTCACATACGTGGTGGACCGCAACATCAACTACACCAACATCTGCGTCTGCAGCTGCCGCTTCTGCGCCTACTACAAGGCCCCCGGCCAGGAGGGCGGCTACCTCCTGAGCCAGGAGGAGCTGGACCGCAAGATCGAGGAGACCATCAACCTTGGCGGCAGCCAGATCCTCATGCAGGGCGGCCACCACCCGGACCTGCCCCTGTCCTGGTACGAGGCCATGCTGCGGGGCATCAAGGAGCGGCACGCCATCCACGTGCACGCCTTCTCCCCGCCGGAGGTGGTCCACTGGGCGGGGATGGAGGGTATTTCCACCCTGGAGGTGCTGGCCCGGCTCAAGGAGGCGGGGCTGGACTCCATGCCCGGCGGCGGGGCGGAAATCCTGGTGGACGAGGTGCGCTCCCGCATCGCGCCCAACAAGTGCCCGGCGGACGACTGGCTGCGGGTCATGGCCGAGGCGCACTCCCTGGGCATGCGCACCACCGCCACCATGATGTTCGGCCACCTGGAGACCCCGGCCCAGCGCATCGAGCACATGCTGCGCATCCGCGAGGTGCAGGACCGGACCGGCGGCTTCACCGCCTTCATCCCCTGGACCTTCCAGCCCGCCAACACCGCCCTGCCCGGCTGCCGACCCCTGACCGCGCCGGAATACCTGCGCACCCTGGCCGTGTCCCGGCTGGTGTTGGACAACGTGGACAACATCCAGGTCTCCTGGGTGACCATGGGCCCCAAGGTGGCCCAGCTGGCCCTGTCCTACGGAGCCAACGACTTCGGCTCCACCATGATCGAGGAAAACGTGGTCAAGGCCGCGGGGGTGGGCTACCGGCTGGAGGAAAAGACCATCCGCCGCCTGGTGCGCCAGGCCGGGTTCACCCCGCGCCGCCGCCTGATGGACTACTCCCCCGCGCCCGAGGACTACGCGGAGGAAACCGGATCGTGA
- the mqnE gene encoding aminofutalosine synthase MqnE gives MNDWLSRRCRALDLGQAVDKVEAGERLSLEDGERLFACPDVTAVGALAHQARTRLHGDRVHYVLNRHINYTNVCVNGCLFCAYSRKAGQKGAFELSIEDMRAKALLPGGRVPAEIHVVGGCHPDLPLSFFEDALRSLSEVAPGSELKCFTAVEIAHFAKLEGIDTREVLSRLKDAGLAMLPGGGAEIFDPEIRAGICPEKLGADDWLRIHGEAHELGLKTNCTMLYGHKETTAHRLDHLDRLRRQQDATGGFLCFIPLSFQARNNPLGVKHGPTGVEDLRTLAVSRLLLDNIPHVKAYWVMLGVKLAQTALYFGADDLDGTVVEEKIGHMAGAESEDALSVDELEAMIRGAGFTPARRGALFTSREDENAE, from the coding sequence ATGAACGACTGGCTTTCCAGACGCTGCCGGGCGCTGGACCTGGGCCAAGCCGTGGACAAGGTGGAAGCGGGCGAGCGGCTGTCCCTGGAGGACGGCGAGCGCCTGTTCGCCTGCCCGGACGTGACCGCCGTGGGCGCGCTGGCGCACCAGGCCCGTACCCGCCTGCACGGCGACCGTGTGCACTACGTGCTCAACCGCCACATCAACTACACCAACGTCTGCGTCAACGGCTGCCTGTTCTGCGCCTACTCCCGCAAGGCGGGGCAGAAAGGGGCCTTCGAGCTGTCCATCGAGGACATGCGGGCCAAGGCGCTGCTGCCCGGCGGCCGCGTCCCGGCGGAAATCCACGTCGTCGGCGGCTGCCACCCCGACCTGCCCCTGTCCTTTTTCGAGGACGCCCTGCGCTCTCTCTCCGAGGTCGCCCCCGGCAGCGAGCTGAAGTGCTTCACCGCGGTGGAGATCGCCCATTTCGCCAAGCTGGAGGGCATCGACACCCGCGAGGTGTTGTCCCGGCTCAAGGATGCCGGGCTGGCCATGCTGCCCGGCGGCGGCGCGGAAATCTTCGACCCGGAAATCCGGGCTGGCATCTGCCCGGAGAAGCTGGGGGCGGACGATTGGCTGCGCATCCACGGTGAGGCGCATGAGCTGGGGCTGAAAACCAACTGCACCATGCTCTACGGCCACAAGGAGACCACCGCCCACCGCCTGGACCACCTGGACCGGCTGCGCCGCCAGCAGGACGCCACCGGCGGCTTCCTGTGCTTCATTCCCCTGTCCTTCCAGGCGCGCAACAACCCCTTGGGCGTCAAGCACGGCCCCACCGGCGTGGAGGACCTGCGGACCCTGGCGGTGTCGCGGCTGCTGCTGGACAACATTCCCCACGTCAAGGCCTACTGGGTCATGCTGGGGGTCAAGCTGGCCCAGACCGCCCTGTATTTCGGCGCGGACGACCTGGACGGCACCGTGGTGGAAGAGAAAATCGGCCACATGGCCGGGGCCGAGTCCGAGGACGCCCTGAGCGTGGACGAACTGGAGGCCATGATCCGCGGCGCGGGCTTCACCCCGGCCCGGCGCGGCGCGCTCTTCACCAGCCGGGAGGACGAGAATGCCGAGTAA
- a CDS encoding TetR/AcrR family transcriptional regulator, protein MVIETRNTDGTGRSEASVFENLPEDKQRRILGAAVDEFAERGFGGASINRLVSRLGIAKGSIFQYFGSKQGLFAYVFDRASGLFADNLRQVRDQSADEPFFDRLHRVLEAGVAFIDANPRVYRIYLKMLYDESMPGRDLFLGRARAYSAKFLRPMVERAAERGELRPDLDPDFAAFLLDAAMDRFLQACVVEEMDGGLNLRDPAERAKRLRELTNCLRRGLGAPQGETP, encoded by the coding sequence ATGGTCATCGAGACGCGGAACACGGACGGAACCGGGCGGAGCGAGGCCTCCGTCTTCGAGAACCTGCCCGAAGACAAGCAGCGGCGCATCCTCGGCGCGGCGGTTGACGAGTTCGCCGAACGCGGCTTCGGCGGAGCCTCCATCAACCGGCTGGTCTCCCGGCTGGGTATCGCCAAGGGGTCAATCTTCCAGTATTTCGGCTCCAAGCAGGGGCTGTTCGCCTACGTTTTCGACCGCGCCTCCGGCCTGTTCGCGGACAACCTGCGCCAGGTGCGCGACCAGAGCGCGGACGAGCCGTTCTTCGACAGGCTGCACCGCGTGCTGGAGGCGGGGGTGGCCTTCATCGACGCCAATCCCCGCGTCTACCGCATCTACCTGAAAATGCTCTACGACGAATCCATGCCCGGCCGCGACCTTTTCCTGGGACGCGCCCGGGCCTACTCCGCCAAATTCCTCCGCCCCATGGTGGAACGTGCCGCCGAGCGGGGCGAACTGCGCCCCGACCTGGACCCCGACTTCGCCGCCTTCCTGCTGGACGCGGCCATGGACCGCTTTCTCCAGGCCTGCGTGGTGGAGGAAATGGACGGCGGACTGAACCTGCGCGACCCGGCCGAACGGGCCAAGCGGCTTCGGGAACTGACCAACTGCCTGCGCCGGGGCCTGGGCGCGCCGCAAGGAGAAACCCCATGA
- a CDS encoding 1,4-dihydroxy-6-naphthoate synthase — translation MRKLTLAVSPCPNDIFIFHALMEGLVPPPRGVSLDVRLADVEELNALAESGGADVVKVSTAAYPRFADDYVLLRAGSALGRGCGPVVVVRPDADPAEIAAAPVAVPGLLTTANLLLGLTGSFSRARLPMRYDQVMDAVAGGGVPVGVVIHEGRFTYGERGLSMYVDLGSWWEQAYGLPLPLGSIAARRDLGIEVVDGLNAAVRSSLEYARENPEASREAVRENARELSEEVIQAHIETFVTDFSLDVGRDGEHAVRVLLDEAFRIHGGEMVDPLYQPQLQSPPV, via the coding sequence ATGCGCAAACTCACCCTGGCCGTCTCCCCCTGTCCCAACGATATCTTTATTTTCCATGCCCTCATGGAAGGGCTGGTTCCTCCGCCGCGCGGCGTTTCCCTGGACGTGCGCCTGGCCGACGTGGAGGAACTGAACGCCCTGGCAGAGAGCGGCGGGGCGGACGTGGTCAAGGTCTCCACCGCGGCCTATCCCCGCTTCGCTGACGACTACGTGCTGCTGCGCGCCGGGTCCGCCCTGGGCCGGGGGTGCGGGCCGGTGGTGGTCGTGCGGCCGGACGCCGACCCGGCGGAGATAGCCGCCGCGCCCGTGGCCGTGCCCGGCCTGCTGACCACGGCCAACCTGCTGCTGGGGCTGACAGGCTCCTTTTCCCGCGCGCGCCTGCCCATGCGCTACGACCAGGTCATGGACGCGGTGGCCGGGGGCGGCGTGCCCGTGGGCGTGGTCATTCACGAGGGGCGCTTCACCTACGGCGAGCGCGGCCTGAGCATGTACGTGGACCTGGGGTCCTGGTGGGAGCAGGCCTACGGGCTGCCCCTTCCCCTGGGCTCCATCGCCGCCCGCCGCGACCTGGGCATCGAGGTGGTGGACGGCCTCAACGCGGCCGTGCGCTCTTCCCTGGAGTACGCCAGGGAGAACCCCGAGGCCTCCCGCGAGGCGGTGCGTGAAAACGCCCGGGAGTTGTCCGAAGAGGTCATCCAGGCGCACATAGAGACCTTCGTCACCGACTTCTCCCTGGACGTGGGACGCGACGGCGAGCACGCCGTGCGCGTGCTGCTGGACGAGGCCTTCCGCATCCACGGCGGGGAGATGGTGGACCCCCTCTACCAGCCCCAACTGCAAAGCCCGCCCGTCTGA
- a CDS encoding DUF2250 domain-containing protein, producing MTGDQRRILYYLEKAGPAYAKKLAEVLRKDWRAVEEDLTALDGEGLIERVPGSTITYSAGKRGKVTKHMNHTYYRPTRHGRLTVRRMKTPPEVDLTPPWKRAGKG from the coding sequence GTGACCGGGGACCAGCGCCGCATCCTCTACTATCTGGAAAAGGCCGGCCCGGCCTACGCCAAGAAGCTGGCCGAGGTGCTGCGCAAGGACTGGCGCGCGGTGGAGGAGGACCTGACCGCGCTGGACGGGGAGGGGCTCATTGAGCGGGTGCCCGGCTCCACCATCACCTACAGCGCGGGCAAGCGGGGCAAGGTGACCAAGCACATGAACCACACCTACTACCGCCCCACCCGCCACGGCCGCCTGACCGTGCGCCGCATGAAAACCCCGCCGGAAGTGGACCTGACCCCGCCCTGGAAACGCGCTGGCAAGGGCTGA
- a CDS encoding dihydrolipoyl dehydrogenase family protein, giving the protein MAETKRYDVLILGAGPGGGAAAGKCLEAGKTVAMVESYGFGGTCPLRGCNPKKALLGPPEAMAMVEGVRSMGLRGELSIHWPELMAFKRTFTEGLADRIRSHYEEKGAATFFGKARFVGDREVEVETDDGVVRLVGEHVVVSTGQRERDLDVPGKEHVSSSDDFLELDELPGRIVFIGGGFISFEYAHIAQRAGAQCTILHRSERVLKPFDADLSKVLVQASRELGIDVRTETPLHSITARPGGSYLVRGCEDAHMEVKADMVVHGAGRVPDLGALDPAASNIAWNKHGVEVDEYMRSTSNPKVFAAGDCADTPYALTPTADLEGTAVGENIVGGLSRKVSHQGIPSVCYSLPPLMAVGALEEQLQERGVPFEKKEHDLSDWFSWKRLGDKHARAKVLVSPDDGRVLGAHMVGHEAQELSNIFAVLVRLGLPRKDLDQVLWSYPTCGYYVRYMY; this is encoded by the coding sequence ATGGCGGAGACCAAGCGATACGACGTGCTGATCCTCGGCGCGGGCCCCGGCGGCGGGGCCGCGGCGGGCAAGTGCCTGGAGGCGGGCAAGACCGTGGCCATGGTGGAGTCCTACGGCTTCGGCGGCACCTGCCCCCTGCGCGGCTGCAATCCCAAAAAGGCCCTGCTGGGGCCGCCCGAGGCCATGGCCATGGTGGAAGGGGTGCGCTCCATGGGGCTGCGGGGCGAGTTGTCCATCCACTGGCCGGAACTGATGGCCTTCAAGCGCACCTTCACCGAGGGACTGGCCGACCGCATCCGCTCTCACTACGAGGAAAAGGGCGCGGCCACCTTCTTCGGCAAGGCCCGCTTCGTGGGCGACCGGGAGGTGGAGGTGGAGACGGATGACGGCGTGGTCCGCCTTGTCGGCGAGCACGTGGTGGTCTCCACCGGCCAGCGGGAACGCGACCTGGACGTGCCCGGCAAGGAGCACGTCTCCTCCAGCGACGATTTCCTGGAACTGGACGAGCTGCCCGGCCGCATCGTTTTCATCGGCGGCGGCTTCATCTCCTTCGAGTACGCCCACATCGCCCAGCGCGCCGGGGCGCAGTGCACCATCCTGCACCGCAGCGAACGGGTGCTGAAGCCCTTCGACGCCGACCTCTCCAAGGTGCTGGTCCAGGCCAGCCGGGAGTTGGGCATCGACGTGCGAACCGAGACGCCGCTGCACTCCATCACCGCCCGCCCGGGCGGCAGCTATCTGGTGCGCGGCTGCGAGGACGCCCACATGGAGGTCAAGGCGGACATGGTCGTCCACGGCGCGGGCCGCGTGCCGGACCTGGGGGCGCTGGACCCCGCCGCCTCCAACATCGCCTGGAACAAGCACGGCGTGGAGGTGGACGAGTACATGCGCTCCACGTCCAACCCCAAGGTGTTCGCCGCGGGCGACTGCGCGGACACGCCCTACGCCCTGACCCCCACGGCCGATCTGGAAGGCACGGCGGTGGGGGAGAACATCGTGGGCGGCCTTTCCCGAAAGGTCTCCCACCAGGGCATTCCCTCGGTATGCTACTCCCTGCCGCCGCTCATGGCCGTGGGCGCGCTGGAGGAGCAGCTCCAGGAGCGGGGCGTGCCCTTCGAGAAGAAGGAGCACGACCTGAGCGACTGGTTTTCCTGGAAACGCCTGGGCGACAAGCACGCCCGGGCCAAGGTGCTGGTCTCGCCCGACGACGGCCGGGTGCTTGGCGCGCACATGGTGGGGCACGAGGCGCAGGAGCTGTCCAACATCTTCGCCGTGCTGGTGCGCCTGGGACTGCCCAGAAAGGACCTGGACCAGGTGCTCTGGTCCTATCCCACCTGCGGCTACTACGTGCGCTACATGTACTAG
- a CDS encoding HDOD domain-containing protein, which translates to MSKREAVLDKVREVQAMPPAIAKALSLAADPGADLDELARLIEMDPSLTAQLLRVANSGYYAGLRAYSSVREAINRLGSIKVKQILAASGLASRAGREIKGYDMPAGALLEHSVAAALAAERLGTATTGETPVYTFTATLLGDIGKLVLGSFLEVDGQAILELSQEEGIPFQLAEEQVLGVSHPEVGAVLLKDWGLPREIVQIVHWRLSPDDAPFRDKALDLAHCGDCLTKMAGIGLGLDGICYQPAPGAVERLGLTVEDSEMALAELMDDLDELRDALLPTG; encoded by the coding sequence GTGAGCAAGCGCGAAGCTGTTCTGGACAAGGTGCGCGAAGTGCAGGCCATGCCCCCGGCCATCGCCAAGGCGCTCAGCCTGGCGGCCGACCCCGGGGCGGACCTGGACGAGCTGGCCCGGCTCATCGAGATGGACCCCTCCCTCACGGCCCAGCTCCTGCGGGTGGCCAACTCCGGCTACTACGCCGGGCTGCGCGCCTACTCCAGCGTGCGCGAGGCCATCAACCGCCTTGGCTCCATCAAGGTCAAGCAGATTCTGGCCGCCTCCGGCCTGGCCTCCCGTGCGGGGCGGGAGATAAAGGGCTACGACATGCCGGCGGGCGCGCTGCTGGAGCACTCCGTGGCCGCCGCCCTGGCCGCCGAGCGCCTGGGAACCGCCACCACCGGGGAAACCCCGGTCTACACCTTTACCGCCACCCTGCTGGGCGACATCGGCAAGCTTGTGCTGGGCTCGTTTCTGGAGGTGGACGGGCAGGCCATTCTGGAACTTTCCCAGGAGGAGGGGATTCCCTTCCAGTTGGCAGAGGAACAGGTGCTGGGCGTCTCCCACCCGGAGGTGGGCGCGGTGCTGCTCAAGGACTGGGGGCTGCCCCGCGAGATCGTGCAAATCGTGCACTGGCGGCTTTCCCCGGACGACGCGCCATTCCGCGACAAGGCCCTGGACCTGGCCCACTGCGGCGACTGCCTGACCAAGATGGCCGGCATCGGCCTGGGCCTGGACGGCATCTGCTACCAGCCCGCCCCCGGCGCGGTGGAGCGGCTGGGGCTGACCGTGGAGGACTCCGAGATGGCCCTGGCCGAACTCATGGACGACCTGGACGAACTGCGCGACGCCCTGCTGCCCACGGGCTGA